The sequence GCCGCGGTATGGCCGGGGGATTAGTGAGCGGCCTTGGATTTCTGCTGCCTGGATTGCTCGTGGTCCTCGCCTTGAGTGTCCTTTGGCGGTCCAGCAGCGACCTCAAGGCACTCCGGGCGATCTCCTCGGCGATCCAACCGGTGGTTGCCGCTGTGATCTGGGCCTTTGCCGCGCAACTCCTCCAGCGCAAACGCCCAACCTGGGAGCGCTGGAGTGCAGGCTTGGTCTTTGTGATGTTGGCCGCCTGTCAGCTGTGGGGAGTCAATGCGCCGCTTGGCCTCGTGTTGCTGGCGAGCGGGCTGCTGCGCATGGCGTGGCAGCAGAGGACGCGTTCTCTATCCCTGGCTCCATGGCTGGGGTTGGAACTGCTCATGGCGGCCCAGCCCAAGCTGCACCTCATCGCTGAACTCTTCGACGTCTTCCTGCGGGCAGGTTTGCTCATTTTTGGAGGCGGCTTTGTGATCATCCCGCTGCTGGAGGGGCCGGTTCTCGATCACGGCTGGATGAGCAGCGGTGGCTTTCTCGATGGCATCGCCATTGGTCAACTCTCCCCAGGACCGGTGGTGCTCAGCAGCGCCTTCGTGGGATTTCAAGCCGGGGCCAACCTGGCAGGGGGTTGGTTCGCGATCGCGGCAGCGTTGGTCGCGACAACAGCCATCTTCCTGCCGAGTTTTGCCTTCATCCTTGCGGCCGCACCCCTGATCGAGAGAATCCGAACCCGCCCCATCGTTCAGGCGTTTCGAGACGGCGTCATTGCGGCTGTTCCAGCCGTGGTCGCCGCAGCAGCCCTTCGCCTGAGCCTGGACAGTCTGCATGGGCTCGGCCAATGGTCCGTCCTGCTCGTCGCCTTCGTGCTGCAACTGCAGTGGAAGATCTCAACGGCGGTACTGCTGCTGGGGGCAGCGGGCCTTGGACTGCTGGTGGCTCGCTAAGACTCAGTCCTCAAACAAGTGGGAGCGGCTCAAGCCCAACTCACTCCAGAGCTTCTTGATCTCGTCGTAGGCCGCATCCTGGGTGATCTTTCCATTGCCCTGTAAGCCGACGATCAAACCCACGCGGTCAGCAAAGCGTTCAAGGTTTTGATGGAAGAGCAACCGCTCCGGCGACCAGTCCGGTCCTCTGTAGTGGCTGAAGGCCTCGAGCGGGGTGGGGCCTACGTCCGAGCGGTCAGGCTCATTGGGCTGAAAGGAGTGCATAGCGGTAACTCGCAATCAACCAAAGCGCCCAGAGACATAGTCCTGGGTGGCCTGTTGGCGCGGTGCATTGAAGATGGTTTCGGTATCCGCAAATTCCTCCAGACAGCCCACTTTGGCGTCGGTGTCCTCAAAGCTGTTGACATTGAAGAAGCCCGTCATGTCGCTCACACGCACGGCCTGTTGCATGTTGTGGGTGACGATGACGATCGTGTAGCTGTTCTTCAGCTCATGGATCATCTCTTCGATCTTCAAGGTAGAGATAGGGTCCAAGGCGGAGCAGGGTTCATCCATCAGGATCACCTCCGGTTCCACAGCAATGGTGCGGGCAATGCAGAGGCGCTGTTGTTGACCACCGGAGAGGGCATAGCCACTTTCGGCCAGCTTGTCCTTGGTCTCATCCCAAAGTGCGGCCTTGCGCAGAGATCGCTCCACCAGCTCATCCATGTCGCCGGAATAGCCATTAATGCGTGCACCAAAAGCAATGTTCTCGTAGATGCTCTTGGGGAAGGGATTGGGCTTTTGAAACACCATGCCGATGCGCCGTCGCACCTCGACCGGGTCAACGGCAGACGAATACATGTCGTGGCCATCGAAGATCACCCGCCCCTGCAATGAACAACCGTCAATCAGATCATTCATGCGGTTCAGCGCACGCAGCACCGTGCTCTTGCCGCAACCAGATGGACCGATAAAGGCCGTGACCTGATGCCGAGGGATCTGCATATGTACCCCGCGAACGGCCACGTTGGAGAAGTAACTAATGGTGACATTCTCCAGTTCCAGGCAAGGGGAGGAGGGAACGGCTTGGTTCATGGCAACTCAGGAGATCAGGACAAGAGGGTGTAAACGGAAGGACTAGTTGGATGTGACCCGCGAGATCCAGCGCGCCAGAAGATTGGAGAGCAAGATCATCACCACCAACACAAAAGAAGAGGCCCAAGCCAAGTTGTTCTGGAATTCCAGCGGCATGATCGCGAAGTTGTAGATCAGCACCGACATCGAGGCGATCGG is a genomic window of Synechococcus sp. A10-1-5-1 containing:
- the pstB gene encoding phosphate ABC transporter ATP-binding protein PstB; translation: MNQAVPSSPCLELENVTISYFSNVAVRGVHMQIPRHQVTAFIGPSGCGKSTVLRALNRMNDLIDGCSLQGRVIFDGHDMYSSAVDPVEVRRRIGMVFQKPNPFPKSIYENIAFGARINGYSGDMDELVERSLRKAALWDETKDKLAESGYALSGGQQQRLCIARTIAVEPEVILMDEPCSALDPISTLKIEEMIHELKNSYTIVIVTHNMQQAVRVSDMTGFFNVNSFEDTDAKVGCLEEFADTETIFNAPRQQATQDYVSGRFG
- the chrA gene encoding chromate efflux transporter, encoding MISLGELGLICLRLGAVAFGGPQAHMALLRETFVEQRLWVKAEDFEEGLALCEALPGPASSQMAIFLGWRCRGMAGGLVSGLGFLLPGLLVVLALSVLWRSSSDLKALRAISSAIQPVVAAVIWAFAAQLLQRKRPTWERWSAGLVFVMLAACQLWGVNAPLGLVLLASGLLRMAWQQRTRSLSLAPWLGLELLMAAQPKLHLIAELFDVFLRAGLLIFGGGFVIIPLLEGPVLDHGWMSSGGFLDGIAIGQLSPGPVVLSSAFVGFQAGANLAGGWFAIAAALVATTAIFLPSFAFILAAAPLIERIRTRPIVQAFRDGVIAAVPAVVAAAALRLSLDSLHGLGQWSVLLVAFVLQLQWKISTAVLLLGAAGLGLLVAR